The Thomasclavelia ramosa DSM 1402 genome includes a region encoding these proteins:
- a CDS encoding heme-binding protein — MENYYNYFVNKGNHPNKLDILKEEHKYIFEYFNLQTAALIMDKIIDEAKYYNRPFAARIVYNNKIIRQCFVNSYNEESIKWLGRKERVCLETKHSSYFIFLDNIDTHNYNQMIFDEEYGLCGGSFPIFIKGVPAGAITVTGLRPHEDHQVIVKALEKLF, encoded by the coding sequence ATGGAAAATTATTATAACTATTTTGTAAATAAAGGAAATCATCCAAATAAACTAGATATTTTAAAAGAAGAACATAAATATATTTTTGAATATTTTAATCTCCAGACTGCTGCTTTGATTATGGATAAAATAATTGATGAAGCTAAATATTATAATCGACCATTTGCTGCAAGAATAGTTTATAACAATAAAATAATCAGGCAATGTTTTGTTAATAGTTATAATGAAGAAAGTATTAAATGGTTAGGCCGTAAAGAGCGGGTATGTCTTGAAACAAAACATTCCTCGTATTTTATTTTTCTTGATAATATAGATACCCATAATTATAATCAAATGATTTTTGATGAAGAATATGGTCTTTGTGGGGGAAGTTTTCCTATATTTATAAAAGGAGTACCAGCAGGGGCAATTACTGTTACTGGATTAAGACCTCATGAAGATCACCAAGTCATTGTAAAAGCATTGGAAAAGTTATTTTAA
- a CDS encoding flavodoxin family protein, giving the protein MKKIVVISSSPRKNGNSEILADQFIKGATSVGHKVIKINLANYRIAPCLACEYCRGHHNRCVLKDDANKVIEEIVNADVFVMATPVYFYSLSAQLKILIDRMFAREYEIRNSPKRKTAYLILTSGSTDREQMHGTIESFRGFIKVLKKVDEGGIIYGLGAFNKGDAYTHPSYDEAYQMGSTI; this is encoded by the coding sequence AAAGATAGTCGTTATATCATCAAGTCCTAGAAAAAATGGTAATAGTGAAATTTTAGCTGATCAATTTATCAAAGGTGCGACGAGCGTGGGACACAAAGTAATAAAAATCAATTTAGCAAATTATAGAATTGCTCCATGCCTAGCTTGTGAATACTGTCGAGGACATCACAATAGGTGTGTTTTAAAAGATGATGCGAATAAGGTAATTGAGGAAATTGTTAATGCTGATGTATTTGTAATGGCAACACCAGTTTATTTTTATAGTTTGAGTGCACAGCTTAAAATTTTAATTGATCGTATGTTTGCACGTGAATATGAAATCAGAAATAGCCCTAAACGAAAAACAGCTTATTTAATTTTAACAAGTGGAAGTACTGATCGTGAACAAATGCACGGAACAATTGAAAGCTTTAGAGGGTTTATTAAGGTGCTCAAAAAGGTGGATGAAGGAGGAATTATTTATGGTTTAGGAGCATTTAATAAAGGTGATGCTTACACACACCCAAGTTATGATGAAGCTTATCAAATGGGTTCAACAATATAA